A genomic region of Thunnus albacares chromosome 2, fThuAlb1.1, whole genome shotgun sequence contains the following coding sequences:
- the glt1d1 gene encoding glycosyltransferase 1 domain-containing protein 1 encodes MKLLFLACLSPKTGNLTTAERIRSHIESAGHSCELRDAAEFQSPADVAKLVSQNPPFDGALAIHLFRAGRLLLDIQVPFGVIFGGTDINEDVKVEQKLVVMEQVLQKARFAVAFTNKLKEAAELFLLSQSSKIYVQPQGIQTDVAEKFCWTEFLRSSGVSRERVDQLHVFLLVCGLRRVKDPLYLVEVFSEWHNENPQNVLVIIGPKMDPVLTAEVEAVVKRTAGVFLAQERSQQELHAAMKRCFALVNSSISEGMSAAILEAMDLGIPVVARDIPGNAAVVQHEVTGVLYSSPQEFVHQSRRLLSDHELRERVVRNGKLYVEEHHSLKQERETYQRLVDTLH; translated from the exons ATGAAATTACTCTTTCTTGCATGTCTCAGTCCCAAAACTGGGAACCTCACCACAGCTGAGAGAATAAG GTCCCACATTGAATCAGCAGGACACAGCTGTGAGCTTAGGGATGCAGCAGAATTTCAGTCTCCTGCTGATGTGGCAAAACTAGTATCCCAAAATCCTCCATTTGATGGTGCACTGGCCATTCATCTGTTCAGAGCAGGCAGACTTCTCTTAG ACATCCAAGTACCCTTTGGCGTTATCTTTGGTGGAACAGACATAAATGAGGATGTGAAAGTTGAGCAGAAGCTTGTGGTTATGGAGCAGGTGCTACAGAAAGCCAG gttCGCAGTTGCATTTActaacaaactgaaagaagcaGCTGAGTTGTTCTTG ctGTCCCAGAGCAGTAAAATCTATGTCCAGCCTCAAG GTATCCAGACAGACGTGGCAGAGAAATTCTGCTGGACTGAATTCTTGAGGAGCTCAG GTGTAAGCAGAGAGCGTGTGGATCAGCTGCATGTCTTCCTGTTGGTCTGTGGCCTCAGAAGAGTCAAGGACCCCCTCTATCTGGTGGAGGTGTTTTCAG AGTGGCATAACGAGAATCCCCAGAATGTGTTGGTTATTATTGGGCCAAAG ATGGATCCTGTGCTTACAGCTGAGGTTGAAGCTGTTGTGAAGAG AACAGCAGGGGTCTTCTTGGCCCAAGAGAGGAGCCAACAGGAGCTTCATGCTGCCATGAAAAGGTGCTTTGCTCTGGTCAACAGTTCCATCTCAGAGGGCATGTCAGCAGCCATCTTGGAG GCCATGGATCTTGGGATACCCGTAGTGGCCAGGGACATTCCAGGAAATGCAGCTGTGGTTCAGCATGAGGTCACTGGTGTGCTATACTCTTCTCCTCAG GAATTTGTGCATCAGTCTCGGAGGCTGTTGTCAGATCatgagctgagagagagagtggtgaGGAATGGAAAACTCTATGTGGAAGAGCATCACAGTCtgaaacaggagagagaaaccTACCAGAGGCTGGTGGACACTCTGCACTGA